A stretch of the Gossypium hirsutum isolate 1008001.06 chromosome D07, Gossypium_hirsutum_v2.1, whole genome shotgun sequence genome encodes the following:
- the LOC107926398 gene encoding uncharacterized protein: MATRFRLVMAMQRTIQRIHSLVDTPRLKSFSLNAPKSVDVEYANGIKFSLSAEFLRVYSPAADGKIRSIGSEKVISGRRHVGIMSAEPVGNYGVRIVFDDLHKTGIYSWDYFFNLGSNKFTLMRNYIKTLKKHGLSRDPSKRKSSKDL; this comes from the exons ATGGCAACTCGGTTCAGATTAGTTATGGCTATGCAGAGAACAATTCAAAGGATCCACAGTCTCGTTGATACCCCACGCCTCAAAAGCTTCTCTCTTAACGCACCCAAAAGT GTAGATGTAGAATATGCGAATGGTATCAAGTTTAGCTTGTCAGCTGAGTTTTTGCGAGTTTATAGCCCTGCTGCTGATGGCAAGATTCGATCAATCGGCAGTGAAAAG GTTATATCTGGTCGGCGCCATGTGGGGATAATGTCTGCCGAACCTGTAGGAAACTATGGGGTAAG GATAGTTTTCGATGATCTGCATAAAACTGGGATTTATTCTTGGGACTATTTCTTTAATCTTGGGAGCAACAAGTTTACTCTTATGAgaaattatatcaaaacattgaaGAAACATGGACTCAGCCGGGATCCTTCTAAAAGAAAGTCATCTAAAGACCTCTGA